A region from the Vicia villosa cultivar HV-30 ecotype Madison, WI linkage group LG3, Vvil1.0, whole genome shotgun sequence genome encodes:
- the LOC131660000 gene encoding oleosin Ara h 15.0101-like — MTDHHARTTGSYSYGGSPYDTHTSSLSHPSRQTVKFITAATIGVTLVFLSGLILVGTVIGLIIATPLLVIFSPILVPAAITLSLIAGGFVFSGGCGVAAIAALSWIYNYVSGNRPAGSDNLDYAKGYITDKAREVKEKAKDYGNYAQARAQEAAQGGTGNYGQARAQEGTQGTY; from the coding sequence ATGACTGATCACCATGCAAGAACAACAGGCTCCTACTCCTATGGAGGATCACCCTATGACACCCACACCTCCAGCCTCAGCCACCCTTCACGCCAAACAGTGAAGTTCATAACAGCTGCTACAATTGGTGTCACACTGGTGTTCTTGTCTGGACTCATCCTTGTTGGAACTGTCATAGGATTAATCATTGCAACTCCTCTTCTTGTTATCTTCAGTCCTATCCTAGTTCCAGCTGCAATAACACTGTCTCTCATTGCTGGTGGGTTTGTGTTCTCTGGTGGTTGTGGTGTGGCTGCTATAGCTGCATTGTCATGGATTTACAACTACGTCTCGGGTAATCGTCCCGCTGGTAGTGATAATCTTGATTATGCTAAAGGGTATATTACTGATAAGGCTAGAGAAGTGAAGGAAAAAGCTAAGGATTATGGAAATTATGCTCAGGCTAGAGCACAAGAAGCCGCACAAGGAGGAACTGGAAATTATGGTCAGGCTAGAGCACAAGAAGGCACACAAGGAACTTATTAG
- the LOC131659999 gene encoding LOW QUALITY PROTEIN: AIG2-like protein D (The sequence of the model RefSeq protein was modified relative to this genomic sequence to represent the inferred CDS: deleted 1 base in 1 codon), with protein MSTVVNPLNQSHNVFVYGTLLADDVVRTVINRVPQSAPAILSDYHRFKIKDRVYPAILPVQAKKVTGRVLLGVSGPELHLLDEFEDVEYNRTEVQVLFTENSENFRAYAYVWANPNDPDLYSEWDFEEWKKTQMNDFVKMTDEFMQQLEVPESKPRVQTYETFYKQENDKPLHPECLQLVEILLYVHFAVLYDFINDQTIFLNNNNTTCLLEGIM; from the exons ATGAGCACGGTGGTGAATCCTCTGAATCAGAGTCATAACGTTTTTGTTTATGGAACTCTCCTCGCCGATGACGTTGTCCGTACCGTCATTAACCGGGTACCTCAATCGGCACCCGCTATCCTCTCCGACTA CCACCGATTTAAGATCAAAGATCGCGTTTATCCCGCCATCCTACCCGTCCAGGCCAAGAAAGTCACCGGAAGA GTCCTTCTTGGCGTCTCAGGACCAGAACTCCATCTTTTAGATGAATTCGAAGATGTTGAATACAATAGAACTGAGGTTCAAGTTCTCTTTACC gaaaattctgaaaattttagagcttatgcttatgtttgggcCAATCCAAATGATCCTGATTTGTATTCCGAGTGGGATTTTGAG GAATGGAAAAAAACTCAGATGAATGATTTCGTCAAGATGACAGATGAATTCATGCAACAGTTGGAAGTGCCAGAATCAAAGCCAAGGGTTCAGACTTATGAAACCTTCTATAAACAAGAAAATGATAAGCCACTTCACCCT GAATGCTTACAGCTTGTAGAAATTCTGCTTTATGTTCACTTTGCAGTATTGTATGATTTCATCAATGATCAgactatttttcttaataataataatacaacctGTCTTTTAGAGGGGATTATGTAG
- the LOC131660001 gene encoding proteasome subunit beta type-6, whose product MDQVDFNAPHSMGTTIIGVTYNGGVVLGADSRTSTGVYVANRASDKITQLTDNVYVCRSGSAADSQVVSDYVRYFLHQHTIQLGQPATVKVAANLVRLLAYNNKNNLQTGLIVGGWDKYEGGQIYGVPLGGTIVQQPFAIGGSGSSYLYGFFDQAWKEGMTKDEAEELVRKAVSLAIARDGASGGVVRTVIINSEGVTRNFYPGDQLPIWHDELEAHDSLLDIIGAAEPMAI is encoded by the exons ATGGATCAAGTCGATTTCAACGCTCCCCATTCCATGGGAACCACTATCATCGGTGTTACCTACAACGGCGGAGTCGTTCTCGGAGCCGATTCTCGAACCAGCACTG GAGTGTATGTTGCCAATCGTGCATCTGATAAAATCACACAGCTTACCGATAATGTCTACGTCTGCCGTTCTGGATCg GCTGCAGATTCTCAGGTTGTCTCTGACTATGTGCGCTACTTCCTCCATCAGCACAC GATTCAGCTCGGACAACCTGCCACAGTCAAGGTTGCTGCCAACCTTGTTCGGCTTCTCGCATATAACAACAAG AATAACTTGCAAACCGGGTTAATTGTTGGTGGCTGGGATAAGTACGAAGGTGGTCAGATTTATGGAGTTCCTCTAGGTGGAACAATTGTACAACAACCATTTGCTATTGGAG GATCTGGGTCCAGTTACTTGTATGGATTTTTTGATCAAGCTTGGAAAGAGGGAATGACCAAGGACGAAGCTGAG GAACTAGTCAGAAAGGCAGTTTCACTTGCCATTGCCCGTGACGGTGCTAGTGGTGGAGTTGTCCGAACTGTCATT ATTAACTCAGAGGGAGTGACTAGGAATTTCTACCCAGGGGATCAACTTCCAATATGGCACGACGAACTTGAGGCTCATGACTCACTGCTAGACATTATTGGTGCCGCAGAGCCAATGGCCATATGA